One Nitrosomonas sp. PY1 DNA window includes the following coding sequences:
- a CDS encoding DUF3450 family protein has translation MGIRIVRSVSSGILLIALILLSFPSMANNLENLAKSLAKIRGEVETLQIQLDMEKEKHSSRTVALNSQLADLSVEERRQKLSVEKLQNSLEKLTESTQKAEQSSDKLKPVLLTILNDYKNYIQAGFPFKKDDRLKAVTNLENSINNQLIDPNKAINQAWALVEDEVRLSKENGIYQQTVELNGENLLVDIAKLGTVFLFFQTRDNRSGMAKRSTEGNWKFEVVNSADDVERIKILFDSLKKQIRQGYFEIPNPLRK, from the coding sequence ATGGGTATACGTATCGTTAGAAGTGTTTCAAGTGGTATTTTATTGATTGCATTGATTCTTTTATCTTTTCCATCAATGGCCAATAACTTGGAAAATCTTGCAAAATCATTGGCTAAGATTCGTGGAGAAGTCGAAACGCTGCAAATACAGCTGGATATGGAAAAAGAAAAGCATAGCAGCCGGACGGTGGCATTGAATTCGCAATTGGCAGATTTGAGCGTGGAAGAAAGAAGGCAAAAGCTGAGTGTTGAAAAGCTGCAAAACTCTCTCGAAAAATTAACAGAAAGTACCCAAAAGGCGGAACAATCAAGCGATAAGCTGAAGCCTGTGCTACTAACGATTTTGAATGATTACAAAAATTATATTCAAGCAGGATTTCCATTCAAAAAGGACGACCGGCTTAAAGCGGTCACCAATCTTGAAAATAGTATCAATAATCAGCTAATCGACCCCAATAAAGCGATCAATCAGGCATGGGCCTTGGTGGAAGACGAGGTTCGTTTGAGTAAGGAAAATGGTATTTATCAGCAAACCGTCGAACTGAATGGGGAGAATTTGCTGGTGGATATTGCCAAGTTGGGCACGGTATTTCTTTTTTTTCAAACGAGGGATAACCGTAGCGGTATGGCTAAACGCTCGACAGAAGGTAACTGGAAATTTGAAGTGGTCAATAGTGCCGATGATGTAGAGCGTATCAAAATCTTGTTCGATTCCTTGAAGAAACAAATTCGTCAAGGCTATTTCGAAATTCCGAACCCGTTAAGAAAATGA
- a CDS encoding LemA family protein — MYRWTLGLALIGSIILSGCGYNTLQSTDEQIKASWGEVLNQYKRRADLIPNVVSTVKGFAKHEKDVLIGVTEARSKVSTIQATPELIDNPDAFSKFQHAQGELSSALSRLMVIVEKYPELKSDTNFRDLQAQLEGTENRITVARNRYIQAVKDYNVTVRSFPSNLTAMMFGYTVKPTFSVENEQEIVTPPIVDFNSKVAPEK, encoded by the coding sequence ATGTATAGATGGACGTTGGGCTTAGCACTTATCGGCTCGATTATCTTGAGTGGTTGTGGTTACAACACATTGCAATCAACCGATGAGCAGATCAAGGCAAGCTGGGGAGAGGTATTAAACCAATACAAACGGCGCGCCGATTTGATTCCCAATGTGGTTAGCACGGTAAAAGGGTTTGCTAAACACGAAAAAGACGTTTTGATCGGTGTTACCGAGGCACGCTCCAAAGTAAGCACCATTCAAGCAACCCCAGAGTTGATCGACAATCCCGATGCATTCTCCAAGTTTCAGCATGCACAAGGAGAATTATCCAGCGCCCTGTCGCGCTTGATGGTAATTGTAGAAAAATACCCGGAACTCAAGTCAGATACAAATTTTCGTGATTTACAAGCGCAGCTTGAAGGTACTGAGAATCGCATCACTGTTGCTCGCAACCGCTATATTCAGGCGGTAAAAGATTATAATGTTACTGTGCGTTCTTTTCCCAGCAACCTGACGGCTATGATGTTTGGATATACGGTAAAACCGACTTTCTCAGTTGAAAATGAACAAGAAATCGTCACGCCACCAATAGTCGATTTTAATTCAAAAGTTGCACCTGAGAAGTAA
- a CDS encoding TPM domain-containing protein, protein MNLLRILRHFKTGQLSLRRIFTDTALAAIEQSIQRAESNHEGEICFAVEASLSTTALLNNQTTRERAIEVFSLLRIWDTECNNGVLIYLLLADRDVEIVADRGLNTRITDIQWQAICQKMERAFVQQQFETGVIEGIHCISMYLNEHFPCHGTSKKNELSNRPIVLGRTPRVIK, encoded by the coding sequence ATGAATTTACTGCGTATTCTACGTCATTTTAAAACAGGTCAACTCTCATTACGGCGAATTTTTACGGATACCGCTCTAGCAGCAATTGAGCAATCTATACAACGCGCGGAATCGAACCATGAAGGAGAAATTTGTTTTGCTGTCGAAGCATCGCTGAGCACAACCGCATTACTCAATAATCAAACCACGCGCGAGCGAGCGATTGAAGTGTTTTCTCTATTACGTATCTGGGACACCGAGTGCAACAACGGTGTATTGATCTATTTGTTATTAGCTGATCGAGATGTGGAAATTGTTGCAGACCGGGGTTTAAATACCAGAATAACCGACATCCAATGGCAAGCAATTTGCCAAAAAATGGAACGGGCGTTTGTACAGCAGCAATTTGAAACCGGCGTGATCGAAGGAATTCATTGCATTAGCATGTACTTGAACGAACATTTTCCCTGTCATGGCACCAGTAAAAAAAATGAACTCTCCAATAGACCTATTGTTCTTGGGCGTACACCCAGAGTTATTAAATAA
- a CDS encoding MFS transporter, whose product MSSYHDCNPVTKRERFAWCMYDFANSGYTTVILTAVFNAYFVGVVAREEGNDQATLLWTLAMAAANALVLVSAPVIGAIADYSGTKKRFLFISTVGCVLFTALLSTIGPGDIYWAIVLVVLATFMFASGENLIAAFLPEISDVETMGRLSGYGWALGYLGGLFTLILCLGYVTYAEQQGYDATHYVQVSTLIVAVIFGLAALPTLLWLRERGAIQKIPITAQILTAGFTRIRTTLRDTSAYADLFRFLLALTTYYAGIHIVIVLAAVYAQEVMGFKTQDTIVLIIVVNITAAIGALFFGYLQDKFGSVRCIMITLLIWSGAIACAYYATDSMLFWVAANLIGIALGGAQSAGRALVGKLTPLGRQGEFFGLWGLATKLSAIIGPITYGGMVYWFEGDHRIALLSTLGFFISGFLLMTTVNEERGRKKAEIIF is encoded by the coding sequence ATGTCATCCTATCATGATTGTAACCCGGTTACGAAACGCGAGCGCTTTGCTTGGTGTATGTATGATTTTGCTAACTCGGGTTACACCACAGTCATTTTGACTGCTGTTTTCAATGCCTATTTCGTTGGGGTAGTCGCGAGAGAGGAAGGTAATGATCAAGCGACATTACTGTGGACGCTCGCAATGGCTGCTGCCAACGCATTGGTATTGGTCAGTGCGCCCGTGATTGGCGCCATTGCGGATTATTCGGGTACTAAAAAGCGTTTTTTGTTTATTTCAACCGTAGGTTGTGTATTGTTTACAGCGCTACTTAGTACAATTGGGCCTGGCGATATTTATTGGGCCATCGTGCTGGTTGTTTTAGCTACTTTCATGTTTGCCAGTGGTGAAAATCTAATTGCTGCTTTTTTACCGGAAATCAGCGATGTAGAAACGATGGGGAGGTTGTCTGGCTATGGCTGGGCATTGGGTTATTTAGGCGGTTTGTTCACATTGATACTATGTCTCGGTTACGTGACTTATGCAGAACAGCAGGGATACGATGCTACGCATTATGTTCAGGTTTCTACTTTGATTGTTGCTGTTATATTTGGTTTAGCTGCATTACCGACACTTCTGTGGTTGCGAGAGAGGGGTGCTATTCAGAAAATACCCATCACTGCGCAGATTCTGACTGCGGGTTTTACGCGCATAAGAACAACATTGCGGGATACCAGCGCATACGCCGATTTATTTCGGTTCTTGTTAGCGTTAACGACATATTATGCCGGGATTCATATCGTGATTGTGCTGGCTGCTGTATATGCGCAAGAAGTTATGGGATTCAAGACACAAGACACGATTGTCTTGATTATAGTGGTGAATATAACGGCTGCAATTGGCGCTTTATTTTTCGGTTATTTGCAAGATAAATTTGGTTCGGTTCGTTGCATTATGATTACTTTGTTGATCTGGTCGGGAGCCATTGCCTGTGCTTATTATGCCACGGACAGTATGCTGTTTTGGGTTGCGGCGAATTTAATCGGTATTGCGTTGGGTGGTGCGCAATCTGCAGGGCGTGCATTGGTAGGGAAATTAACTCCCTTGGGGCGGCAAGGAGAGTTCTTTGGATTGTGGGGGTTAGCAACGAAATTATCCGCAATTATTGGCCCAATCACGTATGGTGGAATGGTTTATTGGTTTGAAGGCGACCACCGCATAGCATTACTTAGCACTTTAGGTTTTTTTATAAGTGGTTTTCTGCTAATGACTACAGTCAATGAGGAGCGTGGGCGAAAAAAAGCGGAAATTATTTTTTGA
- the phoB gene encoding phosphate regulon transcriptional regulator PhoB: MVVTILLVEDEVAIQELIALNLKRAGYSVLCTERADQAKSLINNVLPDLVLLDWMLPDVSGLEFARKLRQEERTQSIPIIMLTARTQENDKISGLEAGADDYITKPFSPRELQARIKAVLRRRLPEMSEEIIELGGLRLDPSTHRVHVRNNNGSSQLTEINLGPTEFRLLHFLMAYKDRVHSRAQLLDRVWGDHVFIEDRTVDVHIRRLRKVLEAVCKESLVQTVRGTGYRFSVEYQEPSIG; encoded by the coding sequence ATGGTTGTAACAATTCTACTGGTTGAAGATGAAGTGGCGATTCAAGAACTTATCGCGCTAAATTTGAAACGTGCTGGGTATTCGGTTCTCTGCACCGAAAGAGCCGATCAAGCCAAATCACTAATCAATAATGTTTTACCGGATTTGGTATTGTTAGACTGGATGTTGCCCGATGTAAGCGGACTGGAATTTGCTCGCAAACTCAGGCAAGAAGAGCGTACTCAATCGATTCCTATCATTATGCTGACAGCCCGCACTCAGGAAAATGACAAAATTTCCGGATTGGAAGCCGGCGCCGACGATTACATCACCAAACCTTTTTCACCCCGCGAATTACAAGCCCGCATCAAAGCGGTGCTGCGCAGGCGCTTACCGGAAATGTCCGAAGAAATCATTGAACTCGGCGGATTAAGGCTTGATCCGTCCACACATCGAGTGCATGTCAGAAATAATAACGGTTCATCACAACTGACCGAAATTAATTTGGGTCCCACCGAATTCCGCTTGCTGCATTTTTTGATGGCTTACAAGGATCGCGTTCATTCCCGTGCGCAACTATTGGATCGAGTGTGGGGAGATCATGTGTTCATCGAAGACCGCACTGTCGACGTACATATCCGTCGGTTACGCAAAGTTTTAGAAGCCGTTTGCAAAGAAAGCTTAGTGCAAACGGTGCGAGGCACGGGTTATCGATTCTCGGTCGAATACCAAGAGCCAAGCATAGGGTAG
- the fumC gene encoding class II fumarate hydratase, whose product MKFRKEKDAMGVVEVPANVLWGAQTQRSFQNFKISTEKMPVALIAALAKVKRAAATVNHDLGLLDAASTAAIIRAADEVIAGDHASQFPLAIWQTGSGTQTNMNVNEVLANRASELLGGGRGADRKIHPNDDVNKGQSSNDVFPTAMHVAAVEELSHRLLPAIRLLRETLAAKMAAFSDIVKIGRTHLQDATPLTLGQEFSGYVAQLDHGLKHIQASMNHLFELALGGTAVGTGLNAHPEFAQQVAKEISRLTELPFISAPNKFEALASNDALVHAHGALKTLAASLMKIANDIRWLASGPRCGIGELQIPANEPGSSIMPGKVNPTQSEAMTMVCCQVMGNDVAINIGGAMGNFELNVMRPMIIHNFLQSVRLLSDVIVSFNSNCAVGITANEERIDLLLHNSLMLVTALNPHIGYDKASEIAKKAYRESTSLRDAAIATGYTTAAQFDAWVVPEKMVGK is encoded by the coding sequence GTGAAATTTCGAAAAGAAAAGGATGCGATGGGCGTTGTGGAGGTGCCTGCCAACGTATTATGGGGAGCGCAAACACAACGCTCGTTCCAGAATTTCAAGATTTCTACCGAGAAAATGCCGGTTGCGCTGATTGCTGCGCTGGCAAAGGTTAAGCGTGCGGCTGCCACTGTCAATCATGATTTGGGATTATTGGATGCTGCTAGCACTGCAGCCATCATTCGGGCGGCTGATGAGGTCATAGCAGGAGATCATGCAAGTCAGTTTCCATTGGCGATATGGCAAACAGGCTCCGGTACGCAGACTAATATGAATGTCAATGAAGTGCTGGCAAACCGGGCTTCTGAGTTGTTGGGAGGGGGGCGTGGCGCTGATCGTAAAATTCATCCGAATGATGATGTTAACAAAGGTCAATCGTCCAATGATGTGTTTCCTACAGCAATGCATGTGGCTGCCGTCGAGGAATTGTCTCATCGGCTGTTGCCAGCTATAAGATTGTTGCGCGAAACGCTTGCGGCAAAAATGGCAGCATTTTCCGATATCGTGAAAATAGGGCGCACACATTTACAAGATGCTACACCGCTGACATTGGGACAGGAGTTTTCAGGCTATGTCGCACAGCTCGACCATGGATTGAAACATATTCAAGCCTCAATGAACCATCTGTTTGAGTTGGCCTTGGGAGGTACCGCTGTTGGTACTGGATTAAATGCACATCCGGAGTTTGCGCAGCAAGTAGCGAAAGAAATCTCACGTTTAACTGAATTGCCATTCATCAGCGCACCTAATAAATTTGAGGCCTTGGCTAGTAACGATGCGTTAGTGCATGCGCATGGCGCGTTAAAAACATTAGCCGCATCATTAATGAAAATTGCCAATGATATTCGTTGGCTTGCTTCGGGTCCTCGCTGTGGTATTGGCGAATTGCAAATTCCCGCGAATGAACCGGGTAGTTCAATTATGCCGGGAAAAGTGAACCCAACACAGTCAGAAGCGATGACAATGGTATGTTGCCAAGTCATGGGAAATGATGTTGCAATCAACATTGGTGGGGCTATGGGAAACTTTGAATTGAATGTCATGAGGCCGATGATTATTCACAATTTCTTGCAAAGCGTGCGATTGCTATCGGATGTTATCGTGAGCTTCAATAGTAACTGTGCAGTCGGCATAACTGCCAATGAAGAGCGTATTGATCTTTTGTTGCACAACTCCTTAATGCTCGTTACTGCACTTAATCCTCATATTGGTTATGACAAGGCCTCTGAAATTGCTAAGAAAGCATATCGCGAAAGTACATCGCTGAGAGATGCGGCGATTGCAACGGGATATACGACTGCTGCACAGTTCGATGCTTGGGTTGTACCAGAAAAAATGGTTGGAAAATAA
- a CDS encoding ribonucleoside-diphosphate reductase subunit alpha translates to MQCVTEDTSLKPVSASQIYRGNGTQKVHFLQHKVIRRNGAVVSFEPSKISIAMTKAFIAVDGGQGAASARVREVVTYLTNDVVNALLRRQPDSGTFHIEDIQDQVELALMRSGEHDVARAYVLYREARAQERALLKQNEATRTETRYVTDNARRIPLDIAKLSALIESSCYGLEGVDASLILQATLKDLYDGVSLDEVRKSTILSARILIEKDPAYSYVTARLLLNNIRHEVLGEEISQEAMVSSYQDYFPLFIKRGIEVDLLDERLGQFDLKRLAAALDANRDLQFDYLGLQTLYDRYFLHVKEQRIELPQAFFMRVAMGLALNEIDREASAIEFYQVLSSFDFMSSTPTLFNSGTCRSQLSSCYLTTVPDDLDGIYEAIKENALLAKYAGGLGNDWTAVRALGARIKGTNGKSQGVVPFLKVVSDTAVAVNQGGKRKGAVCAYLECWHLDIEEFLELRKNTGDDRRRTHDMNTATWIPDLFMKRVMDGSDWTLFSPSDVPDLHEKFGQQFEQAYLAYEAKAESGELMLYKKIPAVQLWRKMLSMLFETGHPWITFKDPCNIRSPQNHMGVVHSSNLCTEITLNTNDKEIAVCNLGSVNLAAHLKDGVLDMDKLKRTISIAMRMLDNVIDINFYAVAKARNANLKHRPVGLGIMGFQDCLHQLGIPYGSEAAVTFADRSMEAVAYQAYWASTELAQMRGSYSSYKGSLWDRGILPHDTLEILRKERGGFVETDLSTTLDWDALRQRIQQYGMRNSNCLAIAPTATISNIVGVSASIEPSYQNLYVKSNLSGEFTITNKYFVNDLKKLNLWDEVMIADLKYFDGAVSKIDRIPQEVRALYATAFEIDPRWLIEAGARRQKWIDQSQSLNIYMGGVSGKKLDETYKLAWVRGLKTTYYLRSMGATAAEKSTVRAGSLNAVPADSGIKSGMNGIAAVNTSMEMTSVEIKYCAIDDESCESCQ, encoded by the coding sequence ATGCAATGCGTAACGGAAGATACTAGTCTCAAACCTGTTTCTGCAAGTCAAATATATCGCGGTAACGGCACTCAAAAAGTGCATTTTTTACAACATAAAGTCATTCGTCGTAATGGTGCGGTAGTATCGTTTGAGCCGAGCAAAATATCCATTGCTATGACCAAAGCATTTATTGCTGTAGATGGCGGTCAAGGTGCGGCATCGGCTAGGGTGCGTGAAGTGGTAACTTATTTGACTAACGATGTGGTGAACGCATTGCTGAGGCGTCAACCGGATAGTGGTACATTTCATATTGAAGATATCCAAGATCAAGTCGAACTGGCGTTGATGCGTTCGGGTGAACATGATGTGGCGCGTGCGTACGTACTATATCGTGAGGCACGCGCGCAGGAAAGGGCATTGCTAAAGCAGAATGAAGCGACTCGAACGGAAACACGTTATGTTACGGATAATGCTCGGCGCATTCCTTTGGATATTGCAAAACTATCCGCACTCATTGAGTCATCATGCTATGGATTGGAAGGCGTTGATGCTTCATTGATATTACAAGCGACTTTAAAAGATCTGTATGATGGCGTGTCACTGGATGAGGTTAGAAAGTCGACGATTTTATCGGCGCGCATCTTAATTGAGAAGGATCCCGCATATAGCTATGTAACCGCGCGACTTTTGCTGAATAACATTCGTCATGAAGTATTGGGTGAAGAAATTTCCCAAGAAGCGATGGTTTCATCTTATCAAGATTATTTCCCACTCTTTATTAAACGTGGTATCGAAGTAGATCTTTTGGATGAGCGGTTAGGCCAGTTTGATTTGAAACGCTTGGCTGCAGCTCTGGATGCAAATCGTGATTTGCAATTCGATTATTTGGGTTTGCAAACACTCTATGACCGTTATTTCTTGCATGTCAAAGAGCAGCGCATTGAATTGCCGCAGGCCTTTTTTATGCGAGTTGCCATGGGCTTGGCTTTGAATGAAATAGATCGCGAAGCCAGTGCGATTGAATTTTATCAAGTTTTGTCCAGCTTCGATTTTATGAGTTCAACACCTACATTGTTTAATTCTGGTACATGCCGTTCACAACTGTCTTCTTGTTATCTCACCACGGTTCCAGACGATCTTGATGGTATTTATGAAGCCATTAAGGAAAATGCTTTGCTAGCCAAATATGCAGGCGGATTGGGTAACGATTGGACAGCAGTGCGTGCTTTGGGTGCGAGAATTAAAGGTACTAATGGTAAATCGCAAGGGGTGGTGCCATTCCTTAAGGTGGTTTCCGATACCGCAGTCGCTGTCAACCAAGGTGGTAAACGTAAAGGAGCGGTATGCGCCTATCTGGAGTGTTGGCACCTGGATATCGAGGAATTTCTCGAGTTACGTAAAAATACCGGTGATGATCGCCGCCGCACGCATGATATGAATACTGCTACGTGGATTCCGGATTTATTTATGAAGCGCGTGATGGATGGCAGCGATTGGACGTTGTTTTCTCCTTCAGATGTACCCGATTTACATGAAAAATTTGGTCAGCAGTTTGAGCAAGCTTATTTGGCGTATGAAGCCAAGGCGGAAAGTGGTGAATTGATGCTGTACAAGAAAATTCCTGCGGTACAGTTGTGGCGCAAGATGCTCAGTATGTTATTTGAAACGGGCCATCCGTGGATTACCTTTAAAGATCCGTGCAATATTCGTTCGCCACAAAACCATATGGGTGTTGTACATAGTTCCAATCTATGTACGGAAATTACCTTAAATACCAATGATAAAGAAATTGCTGTATGTAACCTGGGTTCGGTTAATCTGGCGGCGCACTTGAAAGATGGGGTGCTAGATATGGATAAACTGAAGCGCACCATCAGTATTGCAATGCGTATGCTGGATAATGTGATTGATATCAATTTTTATGCGGTTGCCAAAGCACGCAATGCAAATTTGAAGCATCGCCCAGTTGGGTTGGGTATCATGGGGTTCCAGGATTGCCTGCATCAACTGGGTATTCCATACGGCTCCGAGGCTGCAGTGACGTTTGCGGACCGCTCGATGGAAGCGGTTGCGTATCAAGCTTATTGGGCTTCCACCGAACTGGCACAAATGCGTGGAAGCTACAGCAGTTATAAAGGAAGCCTTTGGGATCGCGGCATTCTACCGCATGATACCTTAGAAATTTTACGTAAGGAGCGTGGCGGCTTTGTCGAAACAGATTTATCGACAACGTTGGATTGGGATGCTTTACGTCAGCGCATTCAACAATATGGTATGCGTAACTCAAACTGTTTAGCCATTGCGCCGACGGCAACCATTTCTAATATCGTGGGTGTTTCGGCTAGCATAGAGCCGAGCTATCAGAATCTTTATGTCAAGTCTAACTTGTCCGGTGAATTTACTATCACCAATAAATATTTTGTTAACGATCTGAAAAAACTTAATCTCTGGGATGAGGTGATGATTGCCGATCTGAAGTATTTTGATGGTGCGGTCAGTAAAATTGATCGCATTCCGCAAGAAGTTCGTGCATTGTATGCCACTGCTTTTGAAATCGATCCGCGTTGGTTGATCGAAGCGGGTGCAAGAAGGCAAAAATGGATTGATCAATCACAGTCACTGAATATTTACATGGGAGGTGTATCAGGTAAAAAACTCGATGAAACTTATAAGTTAGCGTGGGTTCGTGGTTTGAAAACAACGTATTACTTGCGCTCTATGGGAGCCACTGCTGCCGAAAAATCGACAGTGCGAGCAGGCTCATTAAATGCGGTACCTGCTGATAGCGGTATCAAAAGTGGGATGAATGGCATTGCAGCAGTCAATACCTCAATGGAGATGACCTCGGTTGAAATCAAATATTGTGCGATTGATGATGAAAGTTGTGAATCATGCCAGTAA
- a CDS encoding ribonucleotide-diphosphate reductase subunit beta, with the protein MLTFEDESTQSEASVANKIHSSIISRNEEVQSSLLQRTAVGHEDVTAMENIAENANRRVSVEDKQIINCKSDVNQLVPFKYKWAWDKYLNACANHWMPQEISMSRDISLWKNPDGLSDDERRLVKRNLGFFVTADSLAANNIVLGTYRHITNPECRQYLLRQAFEEAIHTHAYQYIVESLGLDEGEIFNAYHEIPSIRDKDEFLIPFIDSLTNPSFRTGTLETDQQLLKSLIVFACIMEGLFFYVGFTQILALGRQNKMTGAAEQYQYILRDESMHCNFGIDVINQIKMENPHLWTKAFREEITRLMQKAVALEYRYAEDTMPRGVLGMNAAMFKEYLRYIANRRCQQIGLDALYPNASNPFPWMSEMIDLKKEKNFFETRVTEYQTGGALSWD; encoded by the coding sequence ATGCTGACATTTGAAGACGAATCGACTCAATCCGAAGCTTCGGTAGCGAACAAGATACATTCTTCCATAATTAGTCGTAATGAAGAGGTGCAATCGTCTTTACTGCAACGAACAGCAGTAGGCCATGAGGATGTAACTGCAATGGAGAATATTGCTGAAAATGCTAATCGACGCGTTTCGGTGGAAGATAAGCAGATTATCAACTGTAAATCCGATGTGAATCAATTGGTGCCTTTTAAATATAAATGGGCGTGGGATAAGTATCTGAATGCTTGCGCTAATCACTGGATGCCGCAAGAAATCAGCATGAGCCGCGACATTTCGCTCTGGAAGAACCCAGATGGATTATCTGATGATGAACGTCGTTTAGTAAAACGCAACCTGGGTTTTTTTGTAACGGCTGATTCATTGGCGGCGAATAACATTGTGTTGGGTACCTATCGTCACATTACCAATCCAGAATGCCGACAATATTTGTTGCGTCAAGCATTTGAGGAAGCCATTCATACGCACGCATATCAGTATATCGTTGAATCACTGGGCTTAGATGAGGGTGAGATTTTTAATGCGTATCATGAAATACCTTCGATTCGTGACAAAGATGAATTCTTGATCCCGTTTATCGATAGTTTGACGAATCCAAGTTTTAGAACCGGCACACTGGAAACTGATCAGCAATTGCTAAAAAGCTTGATCGTGTTTGCCTGTATTATGGAAGGATTGTTTTTCTATGTGGGCTTTACACAGATTCTTGCATTGGGTAGGCAAAATAAAATGACCGGTGCGGCTGAGCAATATCAGTATATTTTGCGTGATGAATCGATGCACTGTAACTTTGGCATTGATGTGATTAACCAAATTAAAATGGAGAATCCACATCTATGGACAAAAGCATTCCGTGAAGAAATCACTAGGCTCATGCAAAAAGCAGTGGCATTGGAATATCGCTACGCCGAAGATACCATGCCGCGTGGTGTGTTGGGTATGAATGCTGCAATGTTTAAGGAATATCTACGTTATATCGCCAATCGACGCTGCCAGCAAATTGGGTTGGATGCATTGTATCCGAATGCCAGCAATCCATTTCCATGGATGTCTGAAATGATTGATTTGAAAAAAGAGAAGAATTTTTTTGAAACTCGGGTCACGGAATATCAAACAGGCGGAGCATTGAGCTGGGATTAA
- a CDS encoding YgcG family protein, whose protein sequence is MWHRYLLAISLIAIIASANAWAQLAIPELKSRVTDLTATLSSNEMALIEQKLSNFEEKKGSQIAVLIVSTTQPESIEQYALRIAESWKLGRKNTDDGALLVVAKNDRKLRIEVGYGLEGVLSDAKAKQIIEQIIIPQFKNDNFVQGIEAGVDAMLQLIQGEPLPSPITPKKEGGFTDSTKTLDIIVPILIGFFILGKILEPPLGRLGGAVITSIGAGFISWLLMASIAIAITVAIFALIMGLSHSPGTGIYRGGRSHWPNDSYRGSGGSFGGGGFSGGGGGFGGGGASGRW, encoded by the coding sequence ATGTGGCACAGATATTTGCTAGCAATCAGTTTAATTGCGATCATAGCAAGCGCGAATGCCTGGGCACAATTGGCCATTCCCGAGCTCAAATCTCGTGTTACTGATTTGACTGCGACGCTATCGTCTAACGAAATGGCGCTCATAGAACAAAAACTCAGTAATTTTGAAGAAAAGAAAGGTAGTCAAATAGCTGTGCTTATCGTGTCAACCACACAGCCAGAAAGTATTGAGCAATATGCACTACGCATCGCAGAAAGCTGGAAGCTGGGACGAAAGAATACCGACGATGGCGCGTTGCTTGTCGTCGCTAAAAATGACCGCAAGCTTCGAATTGAAGTAGGCTATGGCCTGGAAGGTGTGCTATCCGATGCTAAAGCCAAACAGATTATCGAGCAAATCATTATTCCTCAGTTTAAAAATGATAACTTCGTACAAGGAATTGAAGCGGGTGTTGACGCCATGCTGCAATTGATACAAGGGGAGCCGCTTCCATCTCCCATCACTCCAAAAAAAGAAGGGGGTTTCACGGATTCAACAAAAACTCTGGACATCATCGTTCCCATACTGATCGGATTTTTTATCCTGGGAAAAATATTGGAACCGCCACTAGGACGCCTGGGGGGAGCTGTTATTACGAGCATTGGCGCAGGATTTATCAGTTGGTTATTAATGGCCTCCATTGCTATTGCCATTACCGTAGCAATTTTTGCATTAATAATGGGGCTTTCTCACAGTCCTGGCACAGGCATTTACCGCGGTGGGCGTAGTCATTGGCCAAACGATTCATACAGAGGGAGTGGCGGAAGTTTTGGTGGCGGAGGATTTAGCGGAGGGGGTGGCGGATTTGGTGGTGGTGGCGCATCTGGGAGATGGTAA